In the genome of Streptomyces fagopyri, the window CCCGACCCGGCTGCGCAAGCGCGTCGCCGTGGTGGGCGCGGGCCCCGCCGGACTGGCCTGCGCGGTCTCCACGGCCGAGCGCGGCCACGACGTCACGCTCTACGACGCGGCCGGTGAGATCGGCGGCCAGCTGAACGTGGCCCGCAAGGTCCCCGGCAAGCAGGAGTTCGACGAGACGATCCGGTACTTCCGGACCCAGCTCGAACGGCACGGTGTGGACGTGCGGTTGAACACCCGCGTCGCCGCCGGTGACCTGTCCGGCTACGACGAAGTGGTGGTCGCCACCGGCGTGCGTCCGCGCACCCCCGAGATACCCGGCGTCGACCACCCCAGTGTCGTCGGCTACCTCGACGTCCTGCGGGACGGCGCCCCCGTCGGCGACCGGGTCGCGATCCTCGGCGCGGGCGGCATCGGCTTCGACGTCGCCGAGTACCTGACCGACGGCGGTGACAAGGCGAGCGAGGACCCGGCGACCTACTTCCGCAACTGGGGCGTCGACATGGACTACCGCGCTCCCGGCGGCCTGGGCGCACCCGACCGGCCCGCACCGCCGCGCACGGTCCACCTCCTGCAGCGCAAGGCGTCCAAGGTCGGCGCCGGCCTCGGCAAGACCACGGGCTGGATCCACCGCACCGAACTCAAGCACCGGGGCGTGACCATGGTTGCGGGCGTCCGGTACGACCGGATCGACGACGCGGGACTGCACGTCACCGTCGACGGCACGGGCCAGGTGCTGGAGGTCGACACCATCGTGCTGTGCACCGGGCAGGAGCCTCGCCGCGACCTGTACGAGGAGCTGTCCGCCGCGGGGCGCAGCGTGCATCTGATCGGCGGCGCCGACGTGGCCGCCGAGCTGGACGCCAAGAGGGCCATCAAGCAGGGCACGGAGCTGGCGGCGGCACTGTAGGAGCCGGTCGCGCACGACAGCGAGGGCCGTCCCCGGCGGGCGGCCCTCCCTAGGATGAGCCCATGTCACTGCCGCACGCGATCCTCACCGCTCTCCTCGAAAGGCCCTCGTCGGGACTCGAACTCACCAGGCGGTTCGACAAATCGATCGGCTACTTCTGGTCGGCGACGCATCAGCAGATCTACCGCGAGCTGGGAAGGCTGGAGTCCGGGGGATACATCCGCGCCCTGCCGACCGCGCAGCCGGCCCGCGGACAGAAGAAGAGCTACGAGGTGCTGCCGGCGGGCCGCGACGAGCTGGCCCGCTGGACCGCGGTGAGTCAGGAGCCCAAGCCCCTGCGCGACACGATGCTGCTGCGGCTGCGGGCCTCGGCGGTCGTCGGCACCGCGGGCATCGAGGCCGATCTGCGTCGGCATCTCGCCCTGCATCAGGAGCAGTTGGCGGAGTACGAGGAGATCCAGGAACGGGACTTCCCACCTGGCAGGAGCGCTCCCGAGGATCGTCTGCGGCATCTGGTGCTGCGGGCCGGTATCGATCTGGAGACCTTCTGGACCCAGTGGCTGGGCCATGCGCTGGAGGAGTTCGAGCACCTGGGAGACCCGCGCGCGCGGCGGGAGGAGTCCGACTCCGGGCCCGCGTCGGATGCTCCGGGGGAGGACCGGTCCGCGTCGGGCTGAGGCGAGGTGGGTGTGTCCCGCGCCGGACGAGCGACCGTCACTGTGGTGGGCCGGTCTTGGTGGGTCAGAGTGATTGCGGCAGCGCCGGTGGGTCACAGCCGTTGGGGCTCGGACCGGCGGCGCAGGAACCAGACCGTGCTCACGACCGCCGTGGTGACGAGGGTCCCGCCGACCACCGTGGTGGCCGTGCTGTGGTCCGTGGCCGTCCCGCCGAGACCGGCCGACACCCCGCGGGTCGGCGCCGCCGTCGGGGGGAGTGCGGGTGCGGCGGACGCCGAGGACGTCGAAGCCACCGACGGTGAGGGAGACGGCGGAGGTGTCGAAGGCGCGGAGACGCGTACGGCCTGAGTACCCGCCGTCCGCCCGTCCTGGCAGAGCACGATGACGGTGTACGTGCCGGCGCCGACGCCCGACCACACCGCCGACTGACCCGCGCTCGTCCCGGTCAGGGACATCTGTCGCCCCTGGGAGAAGTCCGACTGCCCAGGGGAGAGCAGGGAGGCGCTGCCGAAACCCCCGTCCACGCTCCGACAGGCGCGGGTGGTGACCGTGACCTCGGAACCGCTGGTGCTCACAGAGATGCCCGAAGCCGCCGCGGCGGCGGTCGCCGCGGCCAGGGCCAGCGGAAGCACTGCGGCGGCCGTGGCCAGGCCCGAGCGGCGGAGATCCCGAGTAGTGCGCATTGGACTGTCCTCCAGCGGCACGGCCGGCGGGACGCCCGATGCGCCGCCGAGGAGGGGGAAGGGCCCGTGCTGTCTCGGGACGAGCCAACGGGCCCCCGGCCTGGCCCGCACGCGGACAAGACCGGGCAGGTGACGAATTCCTTCGTCCGGCGGACGGCTCCCGGCCGTCGCCCGCCGTCACGCGCCCCTCGCCGTCACGCGTCGCCCGCGGTCACCCACCTCCCGTATCACCCTCCCGTCGTCACGGACCGTTCCGCCGAGAACCCGCCCCAGGTCCCGTCCGGCAGCTTCGCCCGCAACCGCACCCGGTACACGACCCCGGCGTCCCGGCCGACGTAGAAGCTGTACGTGGACCGGCCACGCGGGGGTGTGCCGCCCCAGACGAGCGAGGTCGCCTGATGTCCGTCCAGGTCGATCCGGTACTCCGTGATCACTCCGTCCGTGCGCGGCGGGATCCAGGACAGGTCCAGGTAGTAGGCGCCGTCCTTGCGGTGGGCGCGGACGCCGAACTCGGTCGGCGCGGTGCCCCGGCCGTCGCCGGCGCCCGGTTCGGTGGCCAGCCGTACGGCGGCGCTCGCGGGGGAGACGTTGTCGGCGGCGTCGCGTGCCCTGACGGTGAAGGAGTAGTCGGTGCCCGGGCGCAGCCCGGTGACCACCGTCGCGGTCTGTGCGCCGCCGACGCTGTGGATCTTCGAGTCGCCCTGGTAGATGTCGTACGAGGCGACACCGCGCGCGTCGGTGGACGGCGACCACTCCAATTGCGCCGCCCGGCTCCCGACCGCCTTGCCGCTGGGCCGGCCGGGCCGGCTCGGCGGGGTACGGTCCGCGGCGACCGCCGCAGGTGTGGTCGCCCGGACCGCGGCACTCGGCGGTCCGGGGTTCCCGTCGGAGTCCAGGGCCCGGACGGTGAAGACGTAGGCCGTGGCCGGAGCGAGCCTGGTGACATCCACCATGTGCTCGGCGCCGGGCACCCGGTCGACCTTGGTGGTGCCGCGATACACCTCGTAGGCGGTGACCTCCGGCTTTCCCGAGACCCGGTTCCACATCACGTGCACGCTGGTCGCACTGCCCGCCGCGGCCGTGACCCCCATCGGGGCCGGGGGCAGCGGGCCACCGGGGTCGTCCGCGCCTCCGGCGCACGAGGTCAGGACGAACAGTGAGCCGCACACCACCGCGGGGAAAACGCGTCGCACGGGCCTGCCTCCCCTCGACGGGATTGGTCTGTACCTATAAGACACGGTCGGCGTGGCCACATCAAGGGCGCGGACGGCCGTTCGTCGGACCGCCGCCGGCTACGTATGCTGATCCCTGACGCGGCGCGAACTCACCCACCACTCAGGGGAGTTCGCGCCCACGGCGCGGACCGCTGTCGTCGCTGTTCCCGCGCCGGCGAGGGCGGCCGAGCGGCCCGGACCGACCGAGGACCGGGCCCTCGGCCGCGGCATGCGCCCGCCCGGTCCGCCGTGCTCCTTCCGGCCCTCCCAGGTGGACGCGCTGTAGGACGCGCACCAGATTGGGTGAGAGCCCGTCAACGTCTCCCGGGAGAGGGTCCCCCATCGTGCGTGCCCTGCGTGCTTTGCGTGTCCGGTCGCTCGTGCTGGCCGCGGCCGGCGTCGTCGTGCTCGTTCCCGCGATGTGCGCCGCCGCCGACCCGGACCCCACCGCGCCCGCGGTGGGCGAGGGAACCGTGCGGGCCGCCGAGCTCCTCGCGAAGGTGCGCGAATGCGTTCCCGTGTCGAAGGGGCGCTACCGCACCGACGAAGGCACCCGCGCCGAGATCCCCGTCTGCGGGGCGCGGGGCGTCGTCTTCTGGAAGGCCGACATGGACATCGACTGCGACGGCCGCCCCGGGGACCTGTGCAACCGGCGGACCGATCCGCTCTTCTCCGCCGCCACCGCCTACCGGCAGACGGACGGCCGCTACCTGAGCGCCGAGACCCTCCCGTACGTCGTGGTGCCCGCGCCCAGCGGCGTGTGGGACCACCGCGACCAGGGCATCGGCGGCGGGTCGGTGGTCGCCGTGATCTACCGGGACCGGGTCCAGTACGCGGTTGTCGGCGACACCGGCCCCCGCCACATCATCGGCGAGGCCTCGTACGCCACCGCCAAGGCGCTCGGCATCCGAACCGATCCGCGTGACGGCGGGACGGCGTCAGGGGTCACCTACATCGCATTCCGCGACTCCCAGGTGAAGCCCATCGAGGACCACGCGGCCGCTGTGGCGGAGGGCGAGCGGCTGGCCAGGCTGTTCCTGCGGGACGGATGAGCGGCGGCGCCCCCCGACCCCGGCGGACCGCCCGCGGCACCGTCGCCGCCGTGACGGAAGGAGGCTGGCCCCGCGGAGCCCACGCCGGACGGGGAGCCCCCGGGGTGAACCCGAGGGCTCCGGATCCGGGACTTCGGCTCCGGCCCTGGACCTCCGCCCCGGTCAAGGAGCGGCGGGCCTCGGCCGTCCGCCCGTACAGCCCTCGCGCGCCCGCCCCACGACGCGCGGCCTCACTCCATGCGGCCTCACACCATCCGGCCTCACACCATCCGGCCTCACACCATCACGCCTCATGCCCTGCGGATTCATGCCTTGCGGTACGTGTACGCCTCCGCGGCCGCCGCCTCGACGGCCGCGAGGTCCGCTCCCGCCGAGGCCGTGACGACCGCGGCCACCGCGCCTTCGACGAAGGGGGCGTCCACCAGGCGGGTGTTGCCGGGCAGTTCGTCGCCCTCCGCGAGGAGGGCCTTCACCGTGAGCACCGCGCTGCCCAGATCCATGAGGACGGCCACCCCGGCGCCACGGTCCACGGAGGCGGCAGCCGCCGAGATCAGTTCGGCGCTGGTGCCGAGACCGCCGTCCGCCGTACCGCCGGCCGGGGCGACGGGCGCGATCGTGCCGCCGCCCGCGAGCCCCGTCGCCAGTTCGGCGACCGAGGCGGCGACGGCGGCGCTGTGCGAGACGAGCACGATGCCGACGAGCCCGTCCGCGGTGTTCCCCGAGTCACTCACCGGACGCCTCCACGAGTGCTCCGATCAGCAGGGACGACGAGGTGGCGCCGGGATCCTGGTGCCCGATGCTGCGCTCGCCCAGATAACTCGCCCTGCCCTTGCGGGCCTGCAACGGGATCGTGGCGGCGGCGCCCTCCTCCGCGGCGGCGGCCGCGGCGGTGAAGGAGTCGGACAGCGCGTCCACCGCGGGCACCAGCGCGTCGATCATCGTCTTGTCGCCGGGGGCGGCCCCGCCCAGCGCCATGACCGCGTCGACGCCTGCCCGCAGCGCGTCGGTGAACTGTTCCCCGGAGACCTCGGAGGCGTCCCCGAGAGCCTTTCCGGTACGGCGCAGCAGCGTGCCGTACAAAGGCCCCGACGCACCGCCGACCGTGGAGATCAGCTGGCGTCCGGCCAGTTGGAGGACGGCGCCGGGAGTGTCCGGCGCGTCCTTCTCCAGCACGTTCACCACGGCGATGAACCCGCGCTGCAGATTGCTGCCGTGGTCGGCGTCACCGATCGGTGAGTCCAGAGCCGTGAGCCGCTGCGCCTCACGTTCCACCGACGCGGCGGTCGCCGTCATCCAGCGGCGGAAGAAATCGGCGTCGAGCACAGAATCTCCTTGCGTGGTACCAGCGTTGGACGGATGAGATGAGTCGTGGATGTGGCCGCGGTCGTAGCGGTGACCACGTCCGTGGCAGTGGCAGTGGCAGTGGCAGTGGCGGTGGCAGTGGCAGTGGCGGTGGCGGTGGCCGTGGTCACGGCCTGCCGGGCGGCGGGCCGGTTCACACGCCCCAGCGCAGCCCCGGTGTCTTCACCGGCGCGTCCCACAATCGCAGCAGTTCCTCGTCCACCTGACACAGCGTCACCGAGGCGCCGGCCATGTCCAGCGAGGTGACGTAGTTGCCGACCAGCGTGCGCGCGACGGGGATCCCGCGCTCGCCGAGCACCCGCTGCACCTCCGCGCTGAACCCGTACAGCTCCAGGAGGGGCGTCGCGCCCATGCCGTTGACCAGGAGGAGGACGGGGTTGCGCGGATTCATGTCCTCCAGGATCGCGTGCACCGAGAAGTCGGCGATCTCGCGGGAGGTCATCATCGCGCGCCGCTCCCGGCCGGGCTCGCCGTGGATGCCGACGCCCAGTTCCAGTTCCCCGGGCGGCAGGTCGAAGGTCGGGCTGCCCTTGGCCGGCGTGGTGCAGGCACTGAGCGCGACACCGAAGCTCCGGGAGTTCTCGTTGACCTGACGGGCCAGCGACTCCACCCGCTCCAGCGGCGCGCCCTCCTCGGCCGCGGCGCCCGCGATCTTCTCCACGAACAGTGTCGCGCCCGTACCGCGCCGGCCGGCCGTGTAGAGACTGTCGGTGACGGCGACGTCGTCGTTGACCAGCACCTTGGCGATCTGGATGCCCTCGTCCTCGGCGAGTTCGGCCGCCATGTCGAAGTTCAGGACGTCACCGGTGTAGTTCTTCACGATGAACAGCACTCCCGCGCCACTGTTCACGGCGGCGGCGGCCCGCAGCATCTGGTCCGGTACGGGAGAGGTGAAGACCTCGCCCGGACAGGCCGCCGACAGCATTCCGGGACCGACGAAACCGCCGTGCAGGGGCTCGTGACCCGATCCGCCGCCGGAGACCAGCCCCACCTTTCCGGCCAACGGGGCGTCACGCCGTACGATCACGCGGTTCTCGACGTCCACGGTGAGGTCCGGGTGCGCGGCCGCCATACCCCGCAGGGCGTCCGCGACCACCGTCTCCGCCACGTTGATCAGCATCTTCATGGGTACCTCCTGGTGAGCGTAAGAGTGGAGCCCGTGACCTGTGTTCTCGTCCGTTCGTTGGGCGAGGAGAGCGTTCGGTTCCGGCGGTCCGTCGGTGCTGAGGGCTCGTCACTGCGAAGTATCGGTCTTGGAGGGGCGATGGTCACGTGTACCGACACGCTCGGGTCGGTTCGGGTCGTGTACCTGCCGGTTCGGACGCTCCGCCGCCCCCCTCGCCGTCCGGGGCGCGGGTCCCCGCAGAGCACGCGGTAGTGGCGAGGGGTGACACTGCCGTCCCTGTCGTGGCGGACGGCGCGGTGAGGTCGCCGAACCCCCGCGGAATCGCCGGTGAGCGGCAACCGACGGATCCGGCGCTGGATTTCCCTCGTCCTGACGGGTGCACGGGAACGACGAGACGGCAAGGGGCGGGACGGACATGGTGTGGCACGGCGGGCGGGGATGGTACGGCCGGGTACTCGCGGCGGCGGTCGGCGTGACGGCGGTCGCCGTCACCACTTCGGTGTGGAGCGCGCAGGCCGGGCCCGTCGCCGGCCGGCCGGCGCGGGCGGAAGAGGTGGTCCGCCCTTCCTGGCCGAACGCCCAGGGGCCCGCGAGAGTGCCGGTGTCGGTGACCATCACCCATGCCTCGGACCGCGGCGCCCGGGGCGTCAACATCACCATCGACGACGGACCGGACCCGGTCTGGACACCGCGGGTGCTGGAGGTACTGCGGGAGTACGGCGTGAAGGCCACGTTCTGCATGGTGGGAACGCAGGCCCAGGCGCACCCGGACCTGGTCAGGGCGGTCGTGGCGGCCGGGCACCGGCTGTGCGACCACACGGTGTCGCACGACACCACCATGGACACCAAGTCCGAGTCCTACCAGTCGCGGCAGATCCTGGACGCCGAACGCATGATCACCAAGGCGTCCGGGGGAGTCCGGCCGCAGTACTACCGGGCCCCGGGCGGCGCCTTCACGCCGTACAGCCGCAAGCTGGCCGCCTCGCGCGGGATGCGGCCGCTGGGCTGGAACGTCGACTCCAAGGACTTCGAGCGGCCCGGCACCGACGTCCTGGTCGCCACCGTCAAGCAGGAGATCGCCAACGGCCCGACCGTCCTCTTCCACGACGCGGGCGGTGACCGCTCCGAGAGCGTCGAGGCCCTGCGCGAGCTCCTGCCGTGGCTGAGGCGACAGGGGTACTCCTTCGGTTTCCCCGTGCGCTGACCCGAAGGCGTCCGTCAGGACCGGTGCGTCCCCTGGTCGTGAACCCTGAGGGTCCCCCGGTCGCTCTCCCGCAGCGCCCGGCCGATGATCAGACGCTGGATCTGGTTGGTGCCCTCGAAGATCTGCATGACCTTGGCCTCGCGCATGTAGCGCTCGACCGGGAAGTCACGGGTGTACCCCGCGCCCCCCAGCACCTGGACGGCGTCGGTGGTGACCTTCATGGCGTTGTCGGTGGCGATCAGCTTGGCGACGGACGCCTCGCAGCTGAACGGGAGCCCCTGGTCCTTGAGCCGCGCGGCGGCGAGCGTGGTGGCGCGGGAGGCCTGTACGGCCGCGGCCATGTCCGCGAGGACGAAGGCAAGTCCCTGGTGTTCGATGATGGGGCGCCCGAAGGTCTCCCGCTCCCGGGAGTAGCGCAGCGCGTGGTCCAGCGCTCCCTGGGCCAGACCCGTGGCCACCGAGGCGATGCCCAGCCGGCCGCAGTCCAGCCCGGCGAAGGCGATCGCGAGGCCCTGTCCCTCCTCGCCTATCCGGTGCTCCACGGGAACGCGGGCGCTCTCCAGGCGCACCGTGGCGGTGGCCGATCCGGTCAGGCCCATCTTGTGCTCGGGCGGATCGGCGATGACGCCGGGGGTGTCGGCCGGGACGAGGAAGCAGGAAATGGCCCGCGAGCCCGTGTCGGACGTCCGCGCCATGACCGTGTAGAAGTCCGCGTGGCCGCCGTGCGTGGTCCACGCCTTGGCACCGTCGAGCACGTAGTGGTCGCCGTCCCTGACGGCCCGCGTGCGCATCGCCCCGGGGTCGGATCCGGCATGGGCCTCCGACAGGCAGTAGGCGCCGAGCAGCTCGCCGCCGAGCATGCCGGGCAGCCACTTGTCCTTCTGCTCCCGTGTGCCGAACGCGGCGAGGCCGAAGCAGGACAGCGCGTGCACCGAGACGCCGACCGCGACGCTGGCCCACACGGCGGCGATCTCCTCGACGACCTGGAGGTAGACCTCGTACGGCTGGCCGCCACCGCCGTACTCCTCGGCGTACGGCAGGCTCAGCAGGCCGGCCCGGCCGAGGGTGCGGAAGACCTCGCGCGGGAACTTCTCCTCGGCCTCGGCCTCGGCGACGCGAGGGGCGAGCTCCTTCTCGGCGAGCTCGCGGGTCAGGCCGATCAGGTCGACGGCTTCCGGCGAGGGCAGCGTTCGGGTGGCTGGCATGGTGATTCCTCGGTCGCTCGGGGAATTAATGATACGGCGATCGATACAACAGTATCGTTTTTGGTACCGTATGGCCATGCAGTGCAGAGATGGATCCGTCGGCCCGCTCGCGGGGCTGCGCGTCCTGGAACTCGCGGGACTCGGGCCGGCTCCGCACGCGGCCATGGTGCTGGCCGACCTCGGCGCCGACGTGGTGCGGGTCGAACGGCCGTCCGGGCGGGCGCTCAGCCTGGGCGCCCCCGGCGCGACCGACGCCGTGCAGCGTGGCCGCCGGTCGGTCTTCGCCGATCTCAAGGAGACCGCGGGGCGGACGCTGGTGCGAGCGCTGGCGGCGCGGGCCGACGTCCTCATCGAGGGCCTGCGGCCCGGTGTCGCCGAGCGGCTCGGGATCGGCCCGGACGACTGCCGCCGGGCGAACCCGGGGCTCGTCTACGCCCGGATCACCGGCTGGGGCCAGGACGGGCCGCTCGCCCGGGATCCCGGACACGACCTGAACTACATCGGGCTCACCGGTGTCCTGCACGCGATGGGCCGGGGCGACGGCCCGCCGGCCCCGCCGCTGAACCTCGTGGGGGACTTCGGCGGCGGATCCATGCTCCTGGTCGTGGGTGTACTCGCCGCGCTCTGGGAGCGCACCCGGTCGGGCGCCGGGCAGGTCGTCGACGCCGCCATGGTGGACGGGACGGCGCTGCTGGGCCAGATGGCGTACGCGCTGCGCGGCATGGGGGAGTGGTCGGACGAGCGCAGTTCGAACCTTCTCGACGGGGCCGCGCCCTTCTACGACACCTATGTGTGCGGCGACGGCAAGTACGTGGCCGTCGCCGCGCTCGAACCGCAGTTCTTCGCGGCCCTGCTCGACGGGCTGGATCTCGTCCCCGCCGAGCTGCCCGCGCAGGGCGACCGTGACGGGTGGCCGGTGCTGCGGTCCCGGTTCACGGGCAGGTTCACCTCCCGCACGCGCGACGAGTGGGCGGAGCACTTCGCCGGTACGGACGCGTGCGTGACACCCGTGCTCACCTTCGCCGAGGCGGGAGCGCACCCGCACATGGTGGCCCGGCGCACCCTGGTCGAGGTGGACGGCATCCTGCAGGCCGCCCCCGCGCCGCGGTTCTCCCGCACCCCGAACGGACAGCCGTCGGCGCCAGGTGCGGCGGGCGCGGACACCGAGGCGGTGCTCCGTGACTGGGGCGTCGAGTCCTCGCCCCCCGCGGTCCGGTCAGGGTGAGACGGCGTGCACGATGAGCGAGGCCAGCTCCGCGTAGGCCTCCGCGTCGCTCAGCCCGGTGCGCGCGGCCACCTCGCCGCGCTGGATCTCCTGCATGGTGGCGGCCACCACCTCGCCCACGAAGGCGGCGTGGACGTCACGGAACGCGCCCGCGGCGACGCCGTCCGCGATCAACTGCCTGATCCGGGCGGCGGCGAGGCGTGTGTTGGCCTCGTACACCTCACGGGCCGGTTCGAACTCGGCCATGTCGTCGAGGAATCGCCGGGACAGCGGACGCAGCCGCTCGGCGACCGCGTTCAGGTAGACCACCACGCGGTCGGCCGGCGCGGAGGTGTCCGCCACCTGCTTCTCGATGGCGCCGGCCGCCTCCCGGAAGTAGTGCTTGACCGCCTCCCGGACCAACTCCTGCTTGCTTCCCGCGAGTTGGTAGAGCGTCGTCTTCGAGCAACGCAGCCGTTCGGTCAGCTCGTCCAGCGTGAACGACGCGAACCCCTCCGCCGTCAGCAGGACGACGAGCCGTTCGAGGAGATCTGTCTGGCGCGCTGTTCGACGTGTGGACGGCATGACCTCAGCGTAACCGTTCACCCCCGAGGGCCCGGATCCCGGCGGTGAGGGCCGGCCCGGCACGCTTCCGGCCGAGCCGGGCCGGCTTCCCCGGGGCCTGGCGGGACAGCCCTCAGGGGCGCACCGTGGCCCGCCGTTCCAGGATGTCCAGGGCCCGCTCGGCCCACCGGATGTTCTCCTCCTCGAAGGAACGTCCGCGCATCAGCGTGAGATAGGGACCCACACGTTCCGCGCGGACCAGGAACTCCTCCTCCGTGCGTCCGTCCAGCAACCGCGCGCGCAGTCGTTCGTAGCGGGCCAGCTTGGCGCGCGCCCACTCCAGCCGCTCGGTGATCGCCGCCCGTACCGCCGTGTCGTCGCCCGCGTCGACGGCCTGCACCTTGACCAGCAGCTCGTCCCGGATGGCGGTGGGCTTCGGAGGGTCGGCCGTGAACTCGCGCAGGGCGGCGCGGCCCGCCGCGGTGAGGGAGAAGACCCGTTTGTTAGGGCGCCGCTCCTGCCGTACCAGCCGGGCCTCGATGAGTCCGTCGGACGTCATCCGCTCCAGCTCCCGGTAGAGCTGCTGGGGGGTTGCCATCCAGAAATTGGCCACCGAGGCGTCGAAACCCTTGGCCAGGTCGTACCCCGACGCCTCACCCTCCAGGAGCGCGGCGAGGACCGCGTTGCGCAATGCCATGGGCCAAGGCTAGACGGCATTCACCCCCGCGACTAATCTGTTGCGCACTTATTCAATTAGTTGACTATGAGAGCGGAGACCCAGATGCATCCCTTCCGCAAGGCCGTGGAGGCCGGTGACCTCGCCGCGGTCGAGGAGCTGCTGGCCGACGACGTCGTGTTCACCAGCCCCGTCGCCTTCAAGCCCTACCCGGGCAAGGCGATCACCGCGGCCATCCTGCGCGGCGTCACCCGCGTCTTCACCGACTTCCGCTACGTACGGGAGATCGCGGGTGCCGACGGCCGTGACCACGCGCTGGTCTTCACGGCGAAGGTGGGCGACAAGGAGATCAACGGCTGCGACTTCTTGCACTTCGACGAGGACGGCAGGATCGACGACCTGATGGTCATGGTCCGC includes:
- a CDS encoding fibronectin type III domain-containing protein produces the protein MRRVFPAVVCGSLFVLTSCAGGADDPGGPLPPAPMGVTAAAGSATSVHVMWNRVSGKPEVTAYEVYRGTTKVDRVPGAEHMVDVTRLAPATAYVFTVRALDSDGNPGPPSAAVRATTPAAVAADRTPPSRPGRPSGKAVGSRAAQLEWSPSTDARGVASYDIYQGDSKIHSVGGAQTATVVTGLRPGTDYSFTVRARDAADNVSPASAAVRLATEPGAGDGRGTAPTEFGVRAHRKDGAYYLDLSWIPPRTDGVITEYRIDLDGHQATSLVWGGTPPRGRSTYSFYVGRDAGVVYRVRLRAKLPDGTWGGFSAERSVTTGG
- a CDS encoding glycoside hydrolase family 75 protein translates to MRVRSLVLAAAGVVVLVPAMCAAADPDPTAPAVGEGTVRAAELLAKVRECVPVSKGRYRTDEGTRAEIPVCGARGVVFWKADMDIDCDGRPGDLCNRRTDPLFSAATAYRQTDGRYLSAETLPYVVVPAPSGVWDHRDQGIGGGSVVAVIYRDRVQYAVVGDTGPRHIIGEASYATAKALGIRTDPRDGGTASGVTYIAFRDSQVKPIEDHAAAVAEGERLARLFLRDG
- a CDS encoding PTS-dependent dihydroxyacetone kinase phosphotransferase subunit DhaM; translated protein: MSDSGNTADGLVGIVLVSHSAAVAASVAELATGLAGGGTIAPVAPAGGTADGGLGTSAELISAAAASVDRGAGVAVLMDLGSAVLTVKALLAEGDELPGNTRLVDAPFVEGAVAAVVTASAGADLAAVEAAAAEAYTYRKA
- a CDS encoding acyl-CoA dehydrogenase family protein, encoding MPATRTLPSPEAVDLIGLTRELAEKELAPRVAEAEAEEKFPREVFRTLGRAGLLSLPYAEEYGGGGQPYEVYLQVVEEIAAVWASVAVGVSVHALSCFGLAAFGTREQKDKWLPGMLGGELLGAYCLSEAHAGSDPGAMRTRAVRDGDHYVLDGAKAWTTHGGHADFYTVMARTSDTGSRAISCFLVPADTPGVIADPPEHKMGLTGSATATVRLESARVPVEHRIGEEGQGLAIAFAGLDCGRLGIASVATGLAQGALDHALRYSRERETFGRPIIEHQGLAFVLADMAAAVQASRATTLAAARLKDQGLPFSCEASVAKLIATDNAMKVTTDAVQVLGGAGYTRDFPVERYMREAKVMQIFEGTNQIQRLIIGRALRESDRGTLRVHDQGTHRS
- a CDS encoding polysaccharide deacetylase family protein, with translation MVWHGGRGWYGRVLAAAVGVTAVAVTTSVWSAQAGPVAGRPARAEEVVRPSWPNAQGPARVPVSVTITHASDRGARGVNITIDDGPDPVWTPRVLEVLREYGVKATFCMVGTQAQAHPDLVRAVVAAGHRLCDHTVSHDTTMDTKSESYQSRQILDAERMITKASGGVRPQYYRAPGGAFTPYSRKLAASRGMRPLGWNVDSKDFERPGTDVLVATVKQEIANGPTVLFHDAGGDRSESVEALRELLPWLRRQGYSFGFPVR
- a CDS encoding PadR family transcriptional regulator translates to MALRNAVLAALLEGEASGYDLAKGFDASVANFWMATPQQLYRELERMTSDGLIEARLVRQERRPNKRVFSLTAAGRAALREFTADPPKPTAIRDELLVKVQAVDAGDDTAVRAAITERLEWARAKLARYERLRARLLDGRTEEEFLVRAERVGPYLTLMRGRSFEEENIRWAERALDILERRATVRP
- the dhaK gene encoding dihydroxyacetone kinase subunit DhaK, with product MKMLINVAETVVADALRGMAAAHPDLTVDVENRVIVRRDAPLAGKVGLVSGGGSGHEPLHGGFVGPGMLSAACPGEVFTSPVPDQMLRAAAAVNSGAGVLFIVKNYTGDVLNFDMAAELAEDEGIQIAKVLVNDDVAVTDSLYTAGRRGTGATLFVEKIAGAAAEEGAPLERVESLARQVNENSRSFGVALSACTTPAKGSPTFDLPPGELELGVGIHGEPGRERRAMMTSREIADFSVHAILEDMNPRNPVLLLVNGMGATPLLELYGFSAEVQRVLGERGIPVARTLVGNYVTSLDMAGASVTLCQVDEELLRLWDAPVKTPGLRWGV
- a CDS encoding TetR/AcrR family transcriptional regulator, with translation MPSTRRTARQTDLLERLVVLLTAEGFASFTLDELTERLRCSKTTLYQLAGSKQELVREAVKHYFREAAGAIEKQVADTSAPADRVVVYLNAVAERLRPLSRRFLDDMAEFEPAREVYEANTRLAAARIRQLIADGVAAGAFRDVHAAFVGEVVAATMQEIQRGEVAARTGLSDAEAYAELASLIVHAVSP
- a CDS encoding PadR family transcriptional regulator, with product MSLPHAILTALLERPSSGLELTRRFDKSIGYFWSATHQQIYRELGRLESGGYIRALPTAQPARGQKKSYEVLPAGRDELARWTAVSQEPKPLRDTMLLRLRASAVVGTAGIEADLRRHLALHQEQLAEYEEIQERDFPPGRSAPEDRLRHLVLRAGIDLETFWTQWLGHALEEFEHLGDPRARREESDSGPASDAPGEDRSASG
- the dhaL gene encoding dihydroxyacetone kinase subunit DhaL translates to MLDADFFRRWMTATAASVEREAQRLTALDSPIGDADHGSNLQRGFIAVVNVLEKDAPDTPGAVLQLAGRQLISTVGGASGPLYGTLLRRTGKALGDASEVSGEQFTDALRAGVDAVMALGGAAPGDKTMIDALVPAVDALSDSFTAAAAAAEEGAAATIPLQARKGRASYLGERSIGHQDPGATSSSLLIGALVEASGE
- a CDS encoding CaiB/BaiF CoA transferase family protein; translated protein: MQCRDGSVGPLAGLRVLELAGLGPAPHAAMVLADLGADVVRVERPSGRALSLGAPGATDAVQRGRRSVFADLKETAGRTLVRALAARADVLIEGLRPGVAERLGIGPDDCRRANPGLVYARITGWGQDGPLARDPGHDLNYIGLTGVLHAMGRGDGPPAPPLNLVGDFGGGSMLLVVGVLAALWERTRSGAGQVVDAAMVDGTALLGQMAYALRGMGEWSDERSSNLLDGAAPFYDTYVCGDGKYVAVAALEPQFFAALLDGLDLVPAELPAQGDRDGWPVLRSRFTGRFTSRTRDEWAEHFAGTDACVTPVLTFAEAGAHPHMVARRTLVEVDGILQAAPAPRFSRTPNGQPSAPGAAGADTEAVLRDWGVESSPPAVRSG